The following DNA comes from Leishmania mexicana MHOM/GT/2001/U1103 complete genome, chromosome 8.
GAAGCAGCATGGAGGGATGGAAAGGAGTAGAGAGGCAACGGCGTAGGGAAGCAACAAGAGAAAGACCGAAACAGACAACAACAAGAGGGAAAATTAGAACGGATCAGTGAATACGTCTTTTGAGGAAACAGTCCTTTGGTTAGAAAGAGGGGTGGCACGGCACGGCTCGGAGAGTTCAagcgtcgaggaggaggagaagggggtgggagtggAGGGTTGTCGGTGAAGgggcaacagcagcgtcaTCGCTCGGGCAAGTCGCACCATCCTTCACCTTCTAGCACAAGTACGCATACATTTATGAAGACAACGTCAAACGCGTCACACGCACCACGTAGCGCAGCGAAAACGCGCACGAAGGGCAGCGAGGGAAAGAACGATGAGAATCACGACAAGAGGGGGTGAGAAAGTGGGTGGGCACGCCGTAAAAGGGTGCATTCTCTACCACGCCAACACCGTGACGACCGCCGCACGCTCcggcgacacgcacgcacgcacacgcagctcAACATGTAATGAAGCAACAGACACTCCCAGGACGGCAAACAGCAGAGCACTTGAAGAGGTCCGCAGAGAGAGTGTTGGAAGGGGTAAGAGGGGGTGCGAAGGAGGGAGTGAGAGGCCACAGAGTGCAGAGCACTCACACAAGTGTCACGCGCTCGTAATGCCGAGATGCACCAGCACACGCCTTGGCCAGCAGGAAGACGAGGCGGAGCtaatgaaaaaaaaaaggtgacGAGAGGCGTTCATGACCGGACGAGGAAGCACGAACCACAAGAAACCCCAACAACAAATGCATCCAGAAACGCACGACGAAAGGAAACGAGGTCCCACGcggggagaagaaggcgtgTGAACGAGTTACATACAGCGAATCCTAACAAGCGCACGTCGCCAAGGCACGCGCACCTGGTAGAGCTACGCCAATCTGCCGCATCCCACTTCTGGTGAAGCTGGGACGAAAGTAGAGAAGTCCCAAGCAGGCGAGCGCGCCTGAGTGGAGGGGTGTCTGACCAAGTCTGGGTGGGTGCAAGTATGCTGGTGCCAGTGTCGCACGCACGTATAGAGGTTCGCCGCCCGCACTCCTCTTCGGCACCGCAGTAGGGCTTGTCACGTCTGAAGTTAAATACACATGGCATTCGTTGCTCTCCTTCACCGCTTCCGATGGCTTTCttggttttctttttcttctttcgcCTCCCGTTTTCTCTCCGTCACTTCCCCACTCCCCCAATTCTCTTGTCATTCTGACACGCCCTCTCGCTTTGGAGgaggcaccgtcgccgtAGCGGGGAGTGGAAGTCTTgccccctctcgccctctccctcttccctctgccGCACGCCTCTGTTCCCTCTacacacccgcgcacgcgcaccggctCCTTCTCTACCACCTGTATGTACATTACACCTTAGACGCCAGGCGCGCAATAATGCGCTCGCGCTCAACATTCAGCGACTccaggtggcggcgcaggtcCTGCTCGTTCCACTGCTGCACATCGTCGCTCAGGCCCACGGTGATCTCACGCACCTGGCGCCAGAGGGCGCCACGGAGACTAACGACCCGCCGCACCGAGGTGGCCGCCTTGATGGGTACAAGGATATAGTTATTGTAGCGCATTGAGATGATGCACCCAGTGGCACCGGCCATGGCTTCGTGCACGGCAAGAGTTGCCAGGTTGGTGCAGAAGAGCGCGTCGTTGGAAGACGGCGGGCAGGCGCGGATCATATACGAGGGGTCGATATACTTGACAGTTCCCTGCGGGAACTTCTCCTTGTTTGCGCGCAGCCagctctccacctccttcttCAGGATGAAGCCAATGTCGATGAGCTTCTTGTTACCAGAGGCGTCGTGGCCGCTCTTGCCGGTCTCCCAGTCCTGGCCGAAGCCCTCGGCAACCACGATGACGCAGTTGCGCGACTGCTGAAGGCGGCGCTCAATCAGGCGCATCACCGTCTCCTTTGGCAGCGGGTTCTCAGGAATGAGGCAGATGTTCGCCTGCGAGCTGGCCACAGTCGCCTGGGCTGCAATGAAGCCGCTCTCGCGGCCCATCAACTTCACTATGCCGACACCGTAGTTGAGAGACACAGCCTCGGCGTAGGCGGCGCGCACGGCATTCACAGCCTGCTCGACGGCAGTCTGAAATCCAAAGGTGCGGTGGGAGA
Coding sequences within:
- a CDS encoding putative 6-phospho-1-fructokinase; translation: METRHHLNTKIMPSYQAPLSKVTAADLTVERLAGCKYMNPSKKHILREEYRDKVEHIMYDPRPQEDLDAEYPVSCNKLVCELAAARKHLHFNPSETSIGIVTCGGICPGLNDVIRSITLTGIISYRVKRVVGFRYGYWGLSKEGSKTAIELSRADVRQIHRFGGTILGSSRGPQDAKEMVDTLVRMKINILFTLGGDGTQRGALTIYEEAKRRGENIAVFGVPKTIDNDLAFSHRTFGFQTAVEQAVNAVRAAYAEAVSLNYGVGIVKLMGRESGFIAAQATVASSQANICLIPENPLPKETVMRLIERRLQQSRNCVIVVAEGFGQDWETGKSGHDASGNKKLIDIGFILKKEVESWLRANKEKFPQGTVKYIDPSYMIRACPPSSNDALFCTNLATLAVHEAMAGATGCIISMRYNNYILVPIKAATSVRRVVSLRGALWRQVREITVGLSDDVQQWNEQDLRRHLESLNVERERIIARLASKV